AGCGGGTCATCGCATTCTTCAGCTCCTCCTCGGTCCAGCGAATGTCAGAGAGCGATTCGCGGAACATCCCAAGGGCCTCTCGGTCCGTGCGCTCGAGCCTGTCCTCAATCGAGCCGATGTCCTTCAAGACGTCGATTCTCAAGTCCTCTGGGGCGTGCGTCCGTGTCCAGTTCTTCGAGAGCGTCAGCCTCCTGGCCACCTGCTCCCTCTCATCGTCGCTCAGCTCGGTTCCGAGCACACCTGTGTCCCGAAGTCTCTCGATGGCCCAATCGACCGGGTCCTCGGGAGGCGCGGTCTGGGCTAGGAGGGAGGCATGCCTGTAGGGGACTCGGAATGGCACGGACGAGGGAGCTTCATCGAGCCGCGAAAGCTCGTAGGCTCTTGCCCTCTCGTCGTCCTTGTCCTCGAAGAACAGTCCTTCCGCCTCATCGTATCGATCGTGATAGCTGTCCACCTTGGACAGGTCCAGGACGATCCTCTTTGACGTGCTGTTGAACAGGAAGACATATCTCAGGACCTCCGGCTCCCCCACCTCAAGCCATTCCTTCGGAGTGAACCCGAGGAATCCTGAGCTGCTCATGTCGCCCAAGTCCTTGCCCTGGCTCTGCATCCCCACCCACTCGTAGGGTATCCCGTACGGAGGGAGCATATCCATGACCTCACGGGCGATCTCCTTGCAGCTGTCCCTCGAACCGCCTGGCGTAGCGTGATCCTTCCCGAAGGCCTCGATGTCGACTTCCAGGAGCCTCCACAGGGCGGGCCATTCGAGCCGCCAGTTCAGCTTCCCCTCCTCCAGTCCGGACACACCGTCGTGCCCTTCCCTGCATTTGTATTGGACGTCTCCATCCTCTGTCATCCCTGTGGTCTCGGCCGTCCCGATCGTGTTGCACTCCGTGCAGAACGCATCGAAGGGTATCCAGCCCTCGGGGTACTTCCTCTCCCCTCTGTACTTGTTTATCAGCGGTCTCACGGTCTCGCTCTTCTTGACCAGTTCGAGGACGATCTCGCGCATCTCCTTCTTGCCGTAGACATCTCCGGTCCTCTCCAGTTCCACGTCCGGTGCGAACTCTTCCATGTAGTCGCCGAAATCCTCCCAATAGTGCTCGACCCAGGAGGAGTGACACCCGAAGGGATCGGGGACGTCCTTCAACCGCCAGCTGACGTAATCCGTACCCTCGTCTCCGGTGAACTGAGAGAGCTGCCCCTCCGTACCTTTCCACGGGTCCTGCGTGTAGAGCACGAGGTACTGCGTGACATCCTTGCCCGCCGCCCTCAGCTCTCTCGAAACCGAGTTCGTGAGGACCACCTCACCCCTGAGCCTACCGACGTGCTGGAGCCCGCTCACGGAGAGACCCGCAGAGCTGTGAACAACATCCTTTCCTCGAAGGAACTCTTCGATTTGAGGGAGAAGAACATCAAGCCAGTGCATGATTTCACGCAATCGTGCGGGCCCTGACCAGCGCCCTGAGCGGGACCCCATGGATATCATCATTGGCTGTCTTGTTCACGAAGACCACGGACAGGACCGTGGTCCCGCCAGCATCCTGTATGTCGTCTATGGTGCACCTTATGGTGTCGCCAGAGCTCACAACATCATCGACTATGACGACCTTCTTCCCGCTCGGGTCCGCGTAGTTCGAGCTGAAGGCTCCGCCGCCTCGTTCCCTCTCCTGACTGGGCCTGTAGACTATTAGCTCCCGCTCAAGGTCCTCCGATATGATTGTGGCATATGGGATGCCGTTGATCGCGATGCCCGCCACGGAATCGAAGTCCCCCTCGCTCTTCTCCATCTCCTCGAGTATGATGTCTGCCATTGCTGCGGACACGAAACCGAGCCTGCTGCCGTAAACCCCAACAGATCTCCATCCGATCTTGACGTCCTTGGGAGGCTCTCCTCCCTTCATCCCTCTCGTCAGAAGCCACGTCACGGTGTTGACGGAAAGGTGGAGCTCGTCCCCGATTTCTTTCTCATTGAGACCCTTTTTCTTGAACTCAAGGGCCTTCTTCACTAGGTCATCCAACCTCTTCATTACTCTCCCTCGCTATTTGAACCTCAATTTGATACTCGCTAATAAAGATACGCTCAGAGTCCCAATTCCTTTAGTTGCCTGTCGAACTCCAAGCGGAGGAACTTGACGGGAATGCTTCCCGCATAGAGGATAGTGTCGTGGAAGAACCTCTCCGAATATTCTGCGTCCATTCTCTCCTTGACTTCATCCCTCAGCTCCAGGATCAGATGTTTGCCCAGG
The sequence above is a segment of the Candidatus Thermoplasmatota archaeon genome. Coding sequences within it:
- a CDS encoding orotate phosphoribosyltransferase-like protein: MKRLDDLVKKALEFKKKGLNEKEIGDELHLSVNTVTWLLTRGMKGGEPPKDVKIGWRSVGVYGSRLGFVSAAMADIILEEMEKSEGDFDSVAGIAINGIPYATIISEDLERELIVYRPSQERERGGGAFSSNYADPSGKKVVIVDDVVSSGDTIRCTIDDIQDAGGTTVLSVVFVNKTANDDIHGVPLRALVRARTIA
- the lysS gene encoding lysine--tRNA ligase, with product MHWLDVLLPQIEEFLRGKDVVHSSAGLSVSGLQHVGRLRGEVVLTNSVSRELRAAGKDVTQYLVLYTQDPWKGTEGQLSQFTGDEGTDYVSWRLKDVPDPFGCHSSWVEHYWEDFGDYMEEFAPDVELERTGDVYGKKEMREIVLELVKKSETVRPLINKYRGERKYPEGWIPFDAFCTECNTIGTAETTGMTEDGDVQYKCREGHDGVSGLEEGKLNWRLEWPALWRLLEVDIEAFGKDHATPGGSRDSCKEIAREVMDMLPPYGIPYEWVGMQSQGKDLGDMSSSGFLGFTPKEWLEVGEPEVLRYVFLFNSTSKRIVLDLSKVDSYHDRYDEAEGLFFEDKDDERARAYELSRLDEAPSSVPFRVPYRHASLLAQTAPPEDPVDWAIERLRDTGVLGTELSDDEREQVARRLTLSKNWTRTHAPEDLRIDVLKDIGSIEDRLERTDREALGMFRESLSDIRWTEEELKNAMTRLTKSGELPVKTRRFFMSLYLVFLGKERGPRAAPFLSVLDRDFVLGRLEEISSR